From a region of the Vanessa atalanta chromosome 13, ilVanAtal1.2, whole genome shotgun sequence genome:
- the LOC125068457 gene encoding perilipin-4-like isoform X12: MFSGIAGAFRSIGEKTASLFERKKKDAEQIAQEKVAEAAHVVEEQVKKAGELVGGAEKTASDAANSAANAKHSAIDALDKELSKVSLAAGEAKDAADKALADGKKVVDTTKDTISTTVDNTKKAAESAINTAKDTVSHVVQSTIDTTQKTAQSTIESGKTYAASAKDSVVNTIQSTVDTTQKIGQSAVETGKSYAISAKDTAADAIQNTVDSTKKTGQTAFTASKDYVASAKDSVANTVQSTVDASKATAQSTFDTSKQYATSAKDTLVSNIQSTVETTQIVANSALETGKDYATIAKDTVSNTVVGAQKSAQSTFETGKSYVAGAKDTVASTFESAVDTTQKTGQSALETGKSYATSAKESVASSIQSTVDTTQKTAQSLFDSGKTYASSAKDSVASSIHSTVDTTQKTAQSLVDSGKSYASSAKDTVADAVNNTVEGTKNIANSTTETAKSYVESAKDSAQNSYQSALDFSKSYAFSAYDIGKSYLDSAKDTVASTVDSTVKAAHSSVETGKSYVDTAKDTVASSVHSTVDSTKTVAASALDKGSALIGGVKDTVASTVHSTVDTTKNVAASAVDKGVSLVETVKGTAASTVDATKNVAASVVDKSTSLIGSAKDNLASTIHTTVDTTKNVAATAFDKGSSLVGSAKDTVASTLDTTKNVASTAVDKGLSFVGTAKDTVSNTVQNTLDSTKSVAGSVYDKSASIVIGAKDIFSSKTEGAKDSAESSVNNVKETAQELDDTINATVDTTKKTAEEAKAQALKAAEDAKEKARLAAEAAKEEAKRAANAAVEESKKAAEKAAADASNAVQSTVDNTFKRVENAADQGLKNAGQVVDAKIKDADKFLNDKRDALVSNFSSAAHDGAEGAAGLLSKGLAAFPK; this comes from the exons GAGCGTTCCGAAGCATCGGAGAGAAGACAGCATCTCTCTTCGAGAGGAAGAAGAAGGATGCAGAACAGATCGCTCAGGAGAAAGTAGCAGAAGCCGCCCATGTTGTTGAAGAACAAGTTAAGAAGGCTGGAGAACTCGTCGGCGGAGCTGAGAAGACGGCGTCTGATGCTGCTAACTCCG CTGCAAACGCAAAACACTCGGCGATTGACGCGCTGGATAAAGAATTATCGAAAGTTTCGCTTGCTGCCGGTGAAGCTAAGGATGCTGCCGACAAAGCCTTAGCCGATGGGAAGAAGGTGGTCGACACTACTAAAG atACTATTTCAACAACAGTAGATAATACGAAAAAGGCAGCTGAATCAGCTATAAACACTGCTAAAG ATACAGTATCACATGTAGTTCAAAGCACTATAGATACAACACAAAAAACTGCACAATCCACAATAGAATCTGGGAAGACGTACGCAGCTAGTGCTAAAG ATTCAGTAGTGAACACAATTCAAAGCACTGTAGATACCACGCAAAAAATCGGACAATCCGCTGTAGAAACTGGCAAATCCTACGCTATAAGTGCTAAAG ataCAGCAGCTGATGCAATTCAAAACACGGTAGATAGCACTAAAAAAACAGGCCAAACTGCATTCACAGCTAGCAAAGATTACGTTGCTTCTGCAAAAG ATTCAGTAGCAAATACCGTACAAAGTACAGTAGATGCATCAAAGGCCACAGCACAATCTACGTTTGATACTAGCAAACAATATGCTACAAGTGCGAAAG atACACTTGTAAGTAATATTCAAAGCACAGTAGAGACAACACAAATAGTAGCTAATTCCGCACTTGAAACAGGCAAAGATTACGCAACGATTGCAAAAG ATACAGTGTCAAACACTGTAGTAGGTGCACAAAAAAGTGCTCAGTCAACATTCGAAACCGGCAAATCTTATGTCGCCGGTGCCAaag aCACAGTAGCAAGTACGTTTGAAAGTGCAGTAGATACTACACAAAAAACAGGTCAATCTGCGCTTGAAACAGGGAAATCCTACGCCACAAGCGCAAAAG aatcTGTTGCAAGTAGCATTCAAAGCACTGTTGACACAACACAAAAAACAGCACAGTCTCTTTTTGATTCTGGTAAAACATATGCATCTAGTGCTAAAG ATTCTGTTGCAAGTAGTATTCATAGCACTGTTGACACAACACAAAAAACAGCACAGTCGCTTGTTGATTCTGGTAAATCATACGCTTCTAGTGCCAAAG ATACTGTAGCAGATGCGGTTAATAATACGGTTGAAGGAACCAAAAATATCGCTAATTCAACTACAGAAACAGCTAAATCGTACGTGGAAAGCGCTAAAG ATTCAGCCCAAAACTCATATCAATCTGCATTGGATTTCTCGAAGAGTTATGCGTTTTCTGCTTACGATATCGGAAAATCTTACCTAGATAGTGCTAAAG ATACAGTAGCGAGTACAGTAGATAGTACAGTCAAAGCTGCTCATAGTTCTGTCGAAACAGGAAAATCTTATGTGGATACAGCCAAAG ATACCGTAGCGAGCTCCGTTCATTCAACTGTTGATAGTACTAAAACTGTAGCGGCATCAGCGCTTGATAAAGGTTCAGCTTTGATAGGAGGCGTTAAAG ATACAGTAGCAAGTACTGTGCACTCAACAGTAGATACAACAAAAAATGTAGCAGCATCCGCTGTAGATAAGGGAGTTTCGCTAGTAGAAACCGTAAAAG GTACAGCTGCAAGTACTGTAGATGCAACTAAAAATGTTGCTGCGTCTGTTGTTGATAAGAGCACATCACTTATAGGAAGCGCTAAAG ATAATCTAGCAAGCACCATACACACGACAGTAGATACCACTAAAAATGTAGCAGCGACAGCTTTCGATAAAGGCTCATCATTAGTAGGATCAGCTAAag ATACTGTAGCCAGTACATTAGATACAACAAAAAATGTTGCCTCAACGGCTGTAGATAAGGGACTTTCGTTTGTCGGTACTGCTAAAG atACCGTATCAAATACAGTTCAAAATACATTAGACTCAACCAAGAGTGTAGCTGGATCGGTTTATGATAAGAGCGCTTCAATTGTGATCGGCGCTAAAG ATATATTCTCAAGCAAGACCGAAGGTGCAAAAGATTCTGCTGAATCGTCAGTAAATAATGTTAAGGAAACCGCCCAGGAATTAGACG aCACGATCAACGCTACAGTAGACACGACGAAGAAGACTGCAGAAGAAGCCAAGGCTCAGGCTCTGAAAGCCGCTGAAGACGCAAAGGAGAAGGCTAGATTAGCCGCTGAGGCCGCTAAGGAGGAGGCTAAGAGGGCTGCCA ATGCTGCCGTTGAAGAGTCTAAAAAAGCGGCAGAGAAGGCGGCGGCGGATGCCAGTAACGCCGTGCAGAGCACCGTCGACAACACCTTCAAGAGAGTAGAGAACGCTGCTGACCAGGGCTTAAAGAACGCGGGACAAGTAGTCGACGCTAAAATCAAGGACGCCGACAAGTTCCTGAACGACAAACGTGACGCG CTGGTATCGAACTTTTCGAGCGCAGCGCACGACGGAGCCGAAGGCGCTGCGGGTTTGCTTAGCAAGGGGCTGGCTGCCTTCCCCAAATAA
- the LOC125068457 gene encoding perilipin-4-like isoform X1, translating to MFSGIAGAFRSIGEKTASLFERKKKDAEQIAQEKVAEAAHVVEEQVKKAGELVGGAEKTASDAANSAANAKHSAIDALDKELSKVSLAAGEAKDAADKALADGKKVVDTTKDTISTTVDNTKKAAESAINTAKDTVSHVVQSTIDTTQKTAQSTIESGKTYAASAKDSVVNTIQSTVDTTQKIGQSAVETGKSYAISAKDTAADAIQNTVDSTKKTGQTAFTASKDYVASAKDSVANTVQSTVDASKATAQSTFDTSKQYATSAKDTLVSNIQSTVETTQIVANSALETGKDYATIAKDTVSNTVVGAQKSAQSTFETGKSYVAGAKDTVASTFESAVDTTQKTGQSALETGKSYATSAKESVASSIQSTVDTTQKTAQSLFDSGKTYASSAKDSVASSIHSTVDTTQKTAQSLVDSGKSYASSAKDTVADAVNNTVEGTKNIANSTTETAKSYVESAKDSAQNSYQSALDFSKSYAFSAYDIGKSYLDSAKDTVASTVDSTVKAAHSSVETGKSYVDTAKDTVASSVHSTVDSTKTVAASALDKGSALIGGVKDTVASTVHSTVDTTKNVAASAVDKGVSLVETVKGTAASTVDATKNVAASVVDKSTSLIGSAKDNLASTIHTTVDTTKNVAATAFDKGSSLVGSAKDTVASTVQSTVDSTKNVATSAVDKGASLVEAAKGTVASTIDTTKNVASSAVDKGFSIVGTAKDTVASTVNTTVDATKSVAASAVDKGSSLVGSAKDTVASTLDTTKNVASTAVDKGLSFVGTAKDTVSNTVQNTLDSTKSVAGSVYDKSASIVIGAKDIFSSKTEGAKDSAESSVNNVKETAQELDDTINATVDTTKKTAEEAKAQALKAAEDAKEKARLAAEAAKEEAKRAANAAVEESKKAAEKAAADASNAVQSTVDNTFKRVENAADQGLKNAGQVVDAKIKDADKFLNDKRDALVSNFSSAAHDGAEGAAGLLSKGLAAFPK from the exons GAGCGTTCCGAAGCATCGGAGAGAAGACAGCATCTCTCTTCGAGAGGAAGAAGAAGGATGCAGAACAGATCGCTCAGGAGAAAGTAGCAGAAGCCGCCCATGTTGTTGAAGAACAAGTTAAGAAGGCTGGAGAACTCGTCGGCGGAGCTGAGAAGACGGCGTCTGATGCTGCTAACTCCG CTGCAAACGCAAAACACTCGGCGATTGACGCGCTGGATAAAGAATTATCGAAAGTTTCGCTTGCTGCCGGTGAAGCTAAGGATGCTGCCGACAAAGCCTTAGCCGATGGGAAGAAGGTGGTCGACACTACTAAAG atACTATTTCAACAACAGTAGATAATACGAAAAAGGCAGCTGAATCAGCTATAAACACTGCTAAAG ATACAGTATCACATGTAGTTCAAAGCACTATAGATACAACACAAAAAACTGCACAATCCACAATAGAATCTGGGAAGACGTACGCAGCTAGTGCTAAAG ATTCAGTAGTGAACACAATTCAAAGCACTGTAGATACCACGCAAAAAATCGGACAATCCGCTGTAGAAACTGGCAAATCCTACGCTATAAGTGCTAAAG ataCAGCAGCTGATGCAATTCAAAACACGGTAGATAGCACTAAAAAAACAGGCCAAACTGCATTCACAGCTAGCAAAGATTACGTTGCTTCTGCAAAAG ATTCAGTAGCAAATACCGTACAAAGTACAGTAGATGCATCAAAGGCCACAGCACAATCTACGTTTGATACTAGCAAACAATATGCTACAAGTGCGAAAG atACACTTGTAAGTAATATTCAAAGCACAGTAGAGACAACACAAATAGTAGCTAATTCCGCACTTGAAACAGGCAAAGATTACGCAACGATTGCAAAAG ATACAGTGTCAAACACTGTAGTAGGTGCACAAAAAAGTGCTCAGTCAACATTCGAAACCGGCAAATCTTATGTCGCCGGTGCCAaag aCACAGTAGCAAGTACGTTTGAAAGTGCAGTAGATACTACACAAAAAACAGGTCAATCTGCGCTTGAAACAGGGAAATCCTACGCCACAAGCGCAAAAG aatcTGTTGCAAGTAGCATTCAAAGCACTGTTGACACAACACAAAAAACAGCACAGTCTCTTTTTGATTCTGGTAAAACATATGCATCTAGTGCTAAAG ATTCTGTTGCAAGTAGTATTCATAGCACTGTTGACACAACACAAAAAACAGCACAGTCGCTTGTTGATTCTGGTAAATCATACGCTTCTAGTGCCAAAG ATACTGTAGCAGATGCGGTTAATAATACGGTTGAAGGAACCAAAAATATCGCTAATTCAACTACAGAAACAGCTAAATCGTACGTGGAAAGCGCTAAAG ATTCAGCCCAAAACTCATATCAATCTGCATTGGATTTCTCGAAGAGTTATGCGTTTTCTGCTTACGATATCGGAAAATCTTACCTAGATAGTGCTAAAG ATACAGTAGCGAGTACAGTAGATAGTACAGTCAAAGCTGCTCATAGTTCTGTCGAAACAGGAAAATCTTATGTGGATACAGCCAAAG ATACCGTAGCGAGCTCCGTTCATTCAACTGTTGATAGTACTAAAACTGTAGCGGCATCAGCGCTTGATAAAGGTTCAGCTTTGATAGGAGGCGTTAAAG ATACAGTAGCAAGTACTGTGCACTCAACAGTAGATACAACAAAAAATGTAGCAGCATCCGCTGTAGATAAGGGAGTTTCGCTAGTAGAAACCGTAAAAG GTACAGCTGCAAGTACTGTAGATGCAACTAAAAATGTTGCTGCGTCTGTTGTTGATAAGAGCACATCACTTATAGGAAGCGCTAAAG ATAATCTAGCAAGCACCATACACACGACAGTAGATACCACTAAAAATGTAGCAGCGACAGCTTTCGATAAAGGCTCATCATTAGTAGGATCAGCTAAag ATACTGTAGCAAGCACTGTTCAATCCACTGTCGATTCAACTAAAAACGTTGCAACATCTGCCGTCGATAAAGGCGCTTCATTAGTAGAGGCTGCTAAAG GAACCGTGGCAAGCACAATAGACACCACGAAAAATGTCGCATCATCCGCAGTAGATAAAGGTTTTTCTATAGTTGGCACAGCTAAAG ACACTGTAGCGAGCACTGTTAATACTACCGTAGACGCAACTAAGAGCGTAGCAGCATCAGCTGTCGATAAAGGATCATCCCTTGTAGGATCAGCTAAAG ATACTGTAGCCAGTACATTAGATACAACAAAAAATGTTGCCTCAACGGCTGTAGATAAGGGACTTTCGTTTGTCGGTACTGCTAAAG atACCGTATCAAATACAGTTCAAAATACATTAGACTCAACCAAGAGTGTAGCTGGATCGGTTTATGATAAGAGCGCTTCAATTGTGATCGGCGCTAAAG ATATATTCTCAAGCAAGACCGAAGGTGCAAAAGATTCTGCTGAATCGTCAGTAAATAATGTTAAGGAAACCGCCCAGGAATTAGACG aCACGATCAACGCTACAGTAGACACGACGAAGAAGACTGCAGAAGAAGCCAAGGCTCAGGCTCTGAAAGCCGCTGAAGACGCAAAGGAGAAGGCTAGATTAGCCGCTGAGGCCGCTAAGGAGGAGGCTAAGAGGGCTGCCA ATGCTGCCGTTGAAGAGTCTAAAAAAGCGGCAGAGAAGGCGGCGGCGGATGCCAGTAACGCCGTGCAGAGCACCGTCGACAACACCTTCAAGAGAGTAGAGAACGCTGCTGACCAGGGCTTAAAGAACGCGGGACAAGTAGTCGACGCTAAAATCAAGGACGCCGACAAGTTCCTGAACGACAAACGTGACGCG CTGGTATCGAACTTTTCGAGCGCAGCGCACGACGGAGCCGAAGGCGCTGCGGGTTTGCTTAGCAAGGGGCTGGCTGCCTTCCCCAAATAA
- the LOC125068457 gene encoding perilipin-4-like isoform X8 — MFSGIAGAFRSIGEKTASLFERKKKDAEQIAQEKVAEAAHVVEEQVKKAGELVGGAEKTASDAANSAANAKHSAIDALDKELSKVSLAAGEAKDAADKALADGKKVVDTTKDTISTTVDNTKKAAESAINTAKDTVSHVVQSTIDTTQKTAQSTIESGKTYAASAKDSVVNTIQSTVDTTQKIGQSAVETGKSYAISAKDTAADAIQNTVDSTKKTGQTAFTASKDYVASAKDSVANTVQSTVDASKATAQSTFDTSKQYATSAKDTLVSNIQSTVETTQIVANSALETGKDYATIAKDTVSNTVVGAQKSAQSTFETGKSYVAGAKDTVASTFESAVDTTQKTGQSALETGKSYATSAKESVASSIQSTVDTTQKTAQSLFDSGKTYASSAKDSVASSIHSTVDTTQKTAQSLVDSGKSYASSAKDTVADAVNNTVEGTKNIANSTTETAKSYVESAKDSAQNSYQSALDFSKSYAFSAYDIGKSYLDSAKDTVASTVDSTVKAAHSSVETGKSYVDTAKDTVASSVHSTVDSTKTVAASALDKGSALIGGVKDTVASTVHSTVDTTKNVAASAVDKGVSLVETVKGTAASTVDATKNVAASVVDKSTSLIGSAKDTVASTVQSTVDSTKNVATSAVDKGASLVEAAKGTVASTIDTTKNVASSAVDKGFSIVGTAKDTVASTVNTTVDATKSVAASAVDKGSSLVGSAKDTVASTLDTTKNVASTAVDKGLSFVGTAKDTVSNTVQNTLDSTKSVAGSVYDKSASIVIGAKDIFSSKTEGAKDSAESSVNNVKETAQELDDTINATVDTTKKTAEEAKAQALKAAEDAKEKARLAAEAAKEEAKRAANAAVEESKKAAEKAAADASNAVQSTVDNTFKRVENAADQGLKNAGQVVDAKIKDADKFLNDKRDALVSNFSSAAHDGAEGAAGLLSKGLAAFPK, encoded by the exons GAGCGTTCCGAAGCATCGGAGAGAAGACAGCATCTCTCTTCGAGAGGAAGAAGAAGGATGCAGAACAGATCGCTCAGGAGAAAGTAGCAGAAGCCGCCCATGTTGTTGAAGAACAAGTTAAGAAGGCTGGAGAACTCGTCGGCGGAGCTGAGAAGACGGCGTCTGATGCTGCTAACTCCG CTGCAAACGCAAAACACTCGGCGATTGACGCGCTGGATAAAGAATTATCGAAAGTTTCGCTTGCTGCCGGTGAAGCTAAGGATGCTGCCGACAAAGCCTTAGCCGATGGGAAGAAGGTGGTCGACACTACTAAAG atACTATTTCAACAACAGTAGATAATACGAAAAAGGCAGCTGAATCAGCTATAAACACTGCTAAAG ATACAGTATCACATGTAGTTCAAAGCACTATAGATACAACACAAAAAACTGCACAATCCACAATAGAATCTGGGAAGACGTACGCAGCTAGTGCTAAAG ATTCAGTAGTGAACACAATTCAAAGCACTGTAGATACCACGCAAAAAATCGGACAATCCGCTGTAGAAACTGGCAAATCCTACGCTATAAGTGCTAAAG ataCAGCAGCTGATGCAATTCAAAACACGGTAGATAGCACTAAAAAAACAGGCCAAACTGCATTCACAGCTAGCAAAGATTACGTTGCTTCTGCAAAAG ATTCAGTAGCAAATACCGTACAAAGTACAGTAGATGCATCAAAGGCCACAGCACAATCTACGTTTGATACTAGCAAACAATATGCTACAAGTGCGAAAG atACACTTGTAAGTAATATTCAAAGCACAGTAGAGACAACACAAATAGTAGCTAATTCCGCACTTGAAACAGGCAAAGATTACGCAACGATTGCAAAAG ATACAGTGTCAAACACTGTAGTAGGTGCACAAAAAAGTGCTCAGTCAACATTCGAAACCGGCAAATCTTATGTCGCCGGTGCCAaag aCACAGTAGCAAGTACGTTTGAAAGTGCAGTAGATACTACACAAAAAACAGGTCAATCTGCGCTTGAAACAGGGAAATCCTACGCCACAAGCGCAAAAG aatcTGTTGCAAGTAGCATTCAAAGCACTGTTGACACAACACAAAAAACAGCACAGTCTCTTTTTGATTCTGGTAAAACATATGCATCTAGTGCTAAAG ATTCTGTTGCAAGTAGTATTCATAGCACTGTTGACACAACACAAAAAACAGCACAGTCGCTTGTTGATTCTGGTAAATCATACGCTTCTAGTGCCAAAG ATACTGTAGCAGATGCGGTTAATAATACGGTTGAAGGAACCAAAAATATCGCTAATTCAACTACAGAAACAGCTAAATCGTACGTGGAAAGCGCTAAAG ATTCAGCCCAAAACTCATATCAATCTGCATTGGATTTCTCGAAGAGTTATGCGTTTTCTGCTTACGATATCGGAAAATCTTACCTAGATAGTGCTAAAG ATACAGTAGCGAGTACAGTAGATAGTACAGTCAAAGCTGCTCATAGTTCTGTCGAAACAGGAAAATCTTATGTGGATACAGCCAAAG ATACCGTAGCGAGCTCCGTTCATTCAACTGTTGATAGTACTAAAACTGTAGCGGCATCAGCGCTTGATAAAGGTTCAGCTTTGATAGGAGGCGTTAAAG ATACAGTAGCAAGTACTGTGCACTCAACAGTAGATACAACAAAAAATGTAGCAGCATCCGCTGTAGATAAGGGAGTTTCGCTAGTAGAAACCGTAAAAG GTACAGCTGCAAGTACTGTAGATGCAACTAAAAATGTTGCTGCGTCTGTTGTTGATAAGAGCACATCACTTATAGGAAGCGCTAAAG ATACTGTAGCAAGCACTGTTCAATCCACTGTCGATTCAACTAAAAACGTTGCAACATCTGCCGTCGATAAAGGCGCTTCATTAGTAGAGGCTGCTAAAG GAACCGTGGCAAGCACAATAGACACCACGAAAAATGTCGCATCATCCGCAGTAGATAAAGGTTTTTCTATAGTTGGCACAGCTAAAG ACACTGTAGCGAGCACTGTTAATACTACCGTAGACGCAACTAAGAGCGTAGCAGCATCAGCTGTCGATAAAGGATCATCCCTTGTAGGATCAGCTAAAG ATACTGTAGCCAGTACATTAGATACAACAAAAAATGTTGCCTCAACGGCTGTAGATAAGGGACTTTCGTTTGTCGGTACTGCTAAAG atACCGTATCAAATACAGTTCAAAATACATTAGACTCAACCAAGAGTGTAGCTGGATCGGTTTATGATAAGAGCGCTTCAATTGTGATCGGCGCTAAAG ATATATTCTCAAGCAAGACCGAAGGTGCAAAAGATTCTGCTGAATCGTCAGTAAATAATGTTAAGGAAACCGCCCAGGAATTAGACG aCACGATCAACGCTACAGTAGACACGACGAAGAAGACTGCAGAAGAAGCCAAGGCTCAGGCTCTGAAAGCCGCTGAAGACGCAAAGGAGAAGGCTAGATTAGCCGCTGAGGCCGCTAAGGAGGAGGCTAAGAGGGCTGCCA ATGCTGCCGTTGAAGAGTCTAAAAAAGCGGCAGAGAAGGCGGCGGCGGATGCCAGTAACGCCGTGCAGAGCACCGTCGACAACACCTTCAAGAGAGTAGAGAACGCTGCTGACCAGGGCTTAAAGAACGCGGGACAAGTAGTCGACGCTAAAATCAAGGACGCCGACAAGTTCCTGAACGACAAACGTGACGCG CTGGTATCGAACTTTTCGAGCGCAGCGCACGACGGAGCCGAAGGCGCTGCGGGTTTGCTTAGCAAGGGGCTGGCTGCCTTCCCCAAATAA
- the LOC125068457 gene encoding perilipin-4-like isoform X14: MFSGIAGAFRSIGEKTASLFERKKKDAEQIAQEKVAEAAHVVEEQVKKAGELVGGAEKTASDAANSAANAKHSAIDALDKELSKVSLAAGEAKDAADKALADGKKVVDTTKDTISTTVDNTKKAAESAINTAKDTVSHVVQSTIDTTQKTAQSTIESGKTYAASAKDSVVNTIQSTVDTTQKIGQSAVETGKSYAISAKDTAADAIQNTVDSTKKTGQTAFTASKDYVASAKDSVANTVQSTVDASKATAQSTFDTSKQYATSAKDTLVSNIQSTVETTQIVANSALETGKDYATIAKDTVSNTVVGAQKSAQSTFETGKSYVAGAKDTVASTVHSTVDTTKNVAASAVDKGVSLVETVKGTAASTVDATKNVAASVVDKSTSLIGSAKDNLASTIHTTVDTTKNVAATAFDKGSSLVGSAKDTVASTVQSTVDSTKNVATSAVDKGASLVEAAKGTVASTIDTTKNVASSAVDKGFSIVGTAKDTVASTVNTTVDATKSVAASAVDKGSSLVGSAKDTVASTLDTTKNVASTAVDKGLSFVGTAKDTVSNTVQNTLDSTKSVAGSVYDKSASIVIGAKDIFSSKTEGAKDSAESSVNNVKETAQELDDTINATVDTTKKTAEEAKAQALKAAEDAKEKARLAAEAAKEEAKRAANAAVEESKKAAEKAAADASNAVQSTVDNTFKRVENAADQGLKNAGQVVDAKIKDADKFLNDKRDALVSNFSSAAHDGAEGAAGLLSKGLAAFPK; this comes from the exons GAGCGTTCCGAAGCATCGGAGAGAAGACAGCATCTCTCTTCGAGAGGAAGAAGAAGGATGCAGAACAGATCGCTCAGGAGAAAGTAGCAGAAGCCGCCCATGTTGTTGAAGAACAAGTTAAGAAGGCTGGAGAACTCGTCGGCGGAGCTGAGAAGACGGCGTCTGATGCTGCTAACTCCG CTGCAAACGCAAAACACTCGGCGATTGACGCGCTGGATAAAGAATTATCGAAAGTTTCGCTTGCTGCCGGTGAAGCTAAGGATGCTGCCGACAAAGCCTTAGCCGATGGGAAGAAGGTGGTCGACACTACTAAAG atACTATTTCAACAACAGTAGATAATACGAAAAAGGCAGCTGAATCAGCTATAAACACTGCTAAAG ATACAGTATCACATGTAGTTCAAAGCACTATAGATACAACACAAAAAACTGCACAATCCACAATAGAATCTGGGAAGACGTACGCAGCTAGTGCTAAAG ATTCAGTAGTGAACACAATTCAAAGCACTGTAGATACCACGCAAAAAATCGGACAATCCGCTGTAGAAACTGGCAAATCCTACGCTATAAGTGCTAAAG ataCAGCAGCTGATGCAATTCAAAACACGGTAGATAGCACTAAAAAAACAGGCCAAACTGCATTCACAGCTAGCAAAGATTACGTTGCTTCTGCAAAAG ATTCAGTAGCAAATACCGTACAAAGTACAGTAGATGCATCAAAGGCCACAGCACAATCTACGTTTGATACTAGCAAACAATATGCTACAAGTGCGAAAG atACACTTGTAAGTAATATTCAAAGCACAGTAGAGACAACACAAATAGTAGCTAATTCCGCACTTGAAACAGGCAAAGATTACGCAACGATTGCAAAAG ATACAGTGTCAAACACTGTAGTAGGTGCACAAAAAAGTGCTCAGTCAACATTCGAAACCGGCAAATCTTATGTCGCCGGTGCCAaag ATACAGTAGCAAGTACTGTGCACTCAACAGTAGATACAACAAAAAATGTAGCAGCATCCGCTGTAGATAAGGGAGTTTCGCTAGTAGAAACCGTAAAAG GTACAGCTGCAAGTACTGTAGATGCAACTAAAAATGTTGCTGCGTCTGTTGTTGATAAGAGCACATCACTTATAGGAAGCGCTAAAG ATAATCTAGCAAGCACCATACACACGACAGTAGATACCACTAAAAATGTAGCAGCGACAGCTTTCGATAAAGGCTCATCATTAGTAGGATCAGCTAAag ATACTGTAGCAAGCACTGTTCAATCCACTGTCGATTCAACTAAAAACGTTGCAACATCTGCCGTCGATAAAGGCGCTTCATTAGTAGAGGCTGCTAAAG GAACCGTGGCAAGCACAATAGACACCACGAAAAATGTCGCATCATCCGCAGTAGATAAAGGTTTTTCTATAGTTGGCACAGCTAAAG ACACTGTAGCGAGCACTGTTAATACTACCGTAGACGCAACTAAGAGCGTAGCAGCATCAGCTGTCGATAAAGGATCATCCCTTGTAGGATCAGCTAAAG ATACTGTAGCCAGTACATTAGATACAACAAAAAATGTTGCCTCAACGGCTGTAGATAAGGGACTTTCGTTTGTCGGTACTGCTAAAG atACCGTATCAAATACAGTTCAAAATACATTAGACTCAACCAAGAGTGTAGCTGGATCGGTTTATGATAAGAGCGCTTCAATTGTGATCGGCGCTAAAG ATATATTCTCAAGCAAGACCGAAGGTGCAAAAGATTCTGCTGAATCGTCAGTAAATAATGTTAAGGAAACCGCCCAGGAATTAGACG aCACGATCAACGCTACAGTAGACACGACGAAGAAGACTGCAGAAGAAGCCAAGGCTCAGGCTCTGAAAGCCGCTGAAGACGCAAAGGAGAAGGCTAGATTAGCCGCTGAGGCCGCTAAGGAGGAGGCTAAGAGGGCTGCCA ATGCTGCCGTTGAAGAGTCTAAAAAAGCGGCAGAGAAGGCGGCGGCGGATGCCAGTAACGCCGTGCAGAGCACCGTCGACAACACCTTCAAGAGAGTAGAGAACGCTGCTGACCAGGGCTTAAAGAACGCGGGACAAGTAGTCGACGCTAAAATCAAGGACGCCGACAAGTTCCTGAACGACAAACGTGACGCG CTGGTATCGAACTTTTCGAGCGCAGCGCACGACGGAGCCGAAGGCGCTGCGGGTTTGCTTAGCAAGGGGCTGGCTGCCTTCCCCAAATAA